A window of the Ostrea edulis chromosome 1, xbOstEdul1.1, whole genome shotgun sequence genome harbors these coding sequences:
- the LOC130049886 gene encoding scavenger receptor class F member 2-like, with translation MIPKHVIFLLLYSLQMAYPLVDTKDSGECVRKQNTTNCCANYAYNASVKDCVECVGSFGHNCSEECPGGFYGRSCNSKCRCSNDTCNKISGCLEHRPSEKDGICYDKENDTYCCANYMYLKNEHRCKECVGRFGINCSHKCLEGYYGKQCSEKCTCNASQCDEILGCLEPSSEFGRDGQSVSLSTKIVLPASLAAGTLLLCITIGCLCRFLKKKHTAEIQTNHANTTNMGQDEDSACIYAAVNRPKKKKG, from the exons ATGATTCCAAAACACGTCATATTTTTATTGCTATATTCTTTACAAATGGCATATCCTCTTGTTGACACGAAGGACAGTGGAGAATGTGTTCGAAAACA AAACACCACTAATTGCTGTGCGAACTATGCTTATAATGCATCAGTGAAGGATTGCGTCG AATGTGTAGGAAGCTTTGGTCATAATTGTTCAGAGGAGTGCCCAGGTGGATTTTACGGAAGATCATGTAACAGTAAATGCAGATGTTCTAATGACACTTGTAATAAAATATCGGGATGCTTGGAAC ACAGACCGAGTGAGAAGGATGGAATCTGCTATGACAAAGA GAATGATACTTACTGTTgtgcaaactacatgtacctaaaGAATGAGCATAGATGTAAAG AGTGTGTGGGAAGGTTTGGCATCAACTGCAGTCACAAATGTCTAGAAGGATACTACGGAAAACAATGCAGTGAGAAATGCACGTGCAATGCCAGTCAGTGTGACGAGATACTGGGTTGTCTGGAACCTTCCTCAG AATTCGGTAGAGACGGACAGTCAGTGTCGTTATCCACTAAAATCGTCCTACCTGCTTCATTAGCCGCTGGAACTCTGTTACTTTGCATTACTATAGGATGTCTGTGCAG GTTTTTAAAGAAGAAGCACACTGCCGAAATTCAAACCAACCACGCTAACACAACAAATA TGGGACAAGATGAAGATTCTGCTTGTATCTATGCTGCTGTGAATCgtccaaagaaaaaaaagggTTAA